The uncultured Carboxylicivirga sp. genomic interval GAAACAGAAGACGAGGACCTTGATAAAGAAGAGGTTTTTGGTACAATTGAGGCTGTAAAAACAGTATCTGATTTGTATATGCCTATTTCAGGTAAAGTATTAGAAGTAAACCCTGATTTGGAAGATCAACCTGATTTGGTTAATAAAGAACCATTTGAAGGAGGTTGGATGATTAAAATTAAAGTGGCTGATGCTTCAGAAGTCGATTCATTACTTTCTGCCGATCAGTATAAAGAGCTTATTGGTTAATCACAATTATTACGATATAAAAAAAGCGGCTTAAAGCCGCTTTTTTTATATCGTAATGTATCTACTTAGTCTCTATCTGGATAATATCCTTTAATAATACCACGTTGCGAATTACGTACGAATAAAATAATTTCGTCGCGTTCTTTCGAAGTTGGTAATTCAGCTTCGATACGCTCAATAGCATCAGAGTTATTAAGTCCCATTTGGAATAAATAACGATAAATATTCTGTATATCTCTAATTTGTTCGTTGCTGTAGCTTCGACGTCGTAAACCAATAGAGTTAACACCTGCATAAGAAATACGCTCTCGTCCAGCTTTAACAAATGGAGGAACATCTTTTCCAATTAGTGTACCGCCAGCTACCATAACATGTGCTCCAATATGAACAAATTGATGAATAGCAGATGTACCGCCAACAATTGCCCAATCGTCGATCACCACTTCGCCAGCTACCTGAACTGCATTTGCTAAGATCACATGATCGCCAAGTATTGCATCATGAGCAATGTGAGTGTAAGCCATCAACAAACAGTTGCTACCAACAACAGTTCTTCCTTTTGCTTTGGTACCGCGGTTTACTGTAACACATTCGCGAATGGTTGTATTATCTCCAATTTCGGCAGTTGTTTCTTCACCTGCAAATTTAAGGTCTTGCGGAACGGCTCCGATAACAGCACCCGGAAAAATATTACAGTTTTTACCAATTCTTGAACCTTCAAGAATGGTTACATTTGAACCAATAGTTGTTCCTTCTTCGATAATTACATTTTTATCGATGGTTACAAATGGCTCAATTACCACATTTTTAGCAATTTTTGCCTCTGGGTGGATATATGCTAATGGTTGTTTCATTTGTTACTTGTTTATTGCGTCATTTATCAAACTGACCTGGGAAGGTAGCTGATTATTTAATGTCTTTATTTTTTATTACCTGAGCTACAAACTCACCTTCTGATACGATGTTATCACCAACAAAAGCTGTTCCTTTCATATTAGCCATGCCTCTTCTGAATTCACTGATTAATTCTAGTTTGAAAATAAGTGTATCACCAGGAATTACTTTACGTCTAAGTTTTACATTATCTATTTTAACAAAATAGGTACTATATGCGCTTGGCTCATCTAATTTACTTAATACGAAGATTCCACCAGTCTGAGCCATTGCTTCAATCTGTAATACTGCAGGCATAACAGGTTCATCAGGAAAATGTCCTACAAAGAAAGGCTCATTCATAGTAACGTTTTTAATCCCAACAATCGATTTTTCGTTAAGCTCAATAATTTTGTCAACCAATAAAAATGGTGGACGGTGAGGTAGCATTCTTTTTATATCGTTGATGTCGTAAATTGGATCCTTACAAGGGTTGTAGCAAGGCGTTTCAGGACGAAGAGCGCGTTTTTTGATTTCTTTTCGAATCATTTTAGCAAACTCTACATTGGCCATGTGTCCTGGACGAGTAGCAATTATACGACCCTTAATTGGCATGCCGCAAAGAGCAAGATCTCCAATTACATCTAGTAATTTATGACGAGCAGGTTCGTTTGGATAAACCAAATCCAGATTATTTAAAATACCGGTAGGTTGAACTTCAACTCTTGGTTTGTTAAATAAATCAGCAAGTTTATCTAATTCCCCCTGAGTGATTTCTTTATCAATAATTATAATTGCATTATCTAAATCACCACCTTTGATAAGGTTGTTTTTTAATAATGGCTCCAGTTCGTGCAAGAATACAAATGTACGACATGCACTTATTTCTTCTTCATAATCATCTAAAGAATCCAATGTAGCATACTGATTGGATAATAAATTCGATAGATCGAAAGAAATTTTTACGTCAGCACTAAAGGTGTCATCAGGTAAGGCTACGATTTTAATACCAAGATCTTTATTCTCGTACACCATCTTTTCCTTAACCACAAAGTATTTGCGTTCTTCTTCTTGCTCTTCAGTCCCAACTTTGTTAATGGCTTGTACGTAATATTTTGCACTTCCATCCAGGATGGGAGCTTCCGGACCATCAACCTCAATTAAGCAATTGTCAATCTTTAATGCCGAAATTGCAGATAAGCAGTGTTCAATGGTACTTACTGTGGCTTCACCTTTTGCTAAAACAGTGCCACGTTGAGTCATTGTAACATTATCGGCCAAGGCATCGATAATAGGTTGATCTTCGAGATCAGTTCTTTTGAATTTTATTCCATGGTTAGCTGGTGCAGGATGAATAGTCATATTTACTTTTGCTCCTGTATGAAGGCCAGTACCACTTAGTGTTATTGCTTGTTTGAGCGTTTTTTGTTTTTCAACCATATTCTCAATCTATACTCTAATATCTTTATCCTTATTGTACTTTTTTAGAAAGTTCATCAAGAGCTTTCTTTAATTCAGGCAAACGTCTGAATACAACATAGGATTTATTAAAACTTACCGCATCCATTGCAGGCGAACCTAAATGAACGGTGTCTTCTTTTTTTATTGATTTACCAATTCCGGTTTGAGCTCCAAGTTTGGTTTTATTAGCAATGTGAAGGTGACCGGCAACTCCTACCTGACCACCAAACATACAATCATCACCAATTTTTGTTGATCCGGCAATACCTGTTTGAGCTGCAATTACAGTATTTTCCCCTACTTCAACATTGTGAGCTATCTGAACAAGATTATCAAGTTTTACACCTTTGTTAATAATAGTTGCTCCCATTGTAGCTCGATCAACAGTTGTATTGGCACCAATCTCAACATGATCTTTTAGTATAACATTTCCAATTTGAGGAACCTTTTTATACTCATTGTTTGCAGATGGAGCAAAACCAAATCCATCGCTTCCAATTACAGCACCGGCGTGGATGGTACAATGATTACCAATTACGCAGTTTTTATAAATTTTAGCGCCGGGAAATAAAATAGAATTGTCACCAATTTTAACATTATCGCCAATATGTACCTGAGGGTGTATTTGTACGTTGTCGCCGATAAGAACATTTTCACCTATGTAACTAAATGCACCAATATATACAAAGTCACCTAACTTAGCCGAATCGTTGATAAACGATGGTTGTTCAATGCCAGTTTTTTTAGGTTGGCTTTGTTCATACATTTCAAGTAGTTGAGCTAAGGCCTGATACGCATCTTCAACTCTAATAAGAGTTGCTGATACTTGTTGCTCAGGTGTAAACGAATTGTTTACGATAACAACATCAGCTTTAGTGTCGTATATAAAATGAGTGTATTTTGGATTGGCCAAAAATGTTAATGTTTCAGGTTTTCCATCCTCAATTTTTGAAACATTTTTAACAATGGCATTTTCGTTTCCTTCAACTTTACCATTGAGTAATTCGGCAATCTGACTTGCTGTAAATTTCATTAATTCTTTGATTTAAGACTACTTGCTTACTTGAAAAGCTCGTTTTCAAGGCGTAAAGATACACCTTTATTTTTGCTATGTCTTTAAAAATTTGATGCAAAGCTAGTAAATAAATTTACTTTAGAAAATGAAGCGTTTGGGCAGATGTGTCTATGAATGAATGGATTTTGGGTGGCATAGATAATATTTTTTTACAGTTTTGCCTAATACCGAAAGATTAAGCATATCCGATGCAACTGCAATATCTTTCATTGTACCATCACTAAATAGAATGTTGATTCGATCGTCGTTTTTACTATAGGCATTATTAGATATGTGGTCGCTATACACAAAATAGCTTGCTTCATTTAGCTCTTTTAAATTCATTTGTGTGGCAGCTTGTATTTTTAATTCTTTTATCTCGCTTACTTTAAATGAACTGTTTGAAAAACTAACTCTAAATAATTTTCGATTAATAAAATCTTTAGCCAACGATGATAGGATTGGATCTGAATGGGTTGTCCATGTTTTGATGGAGCTCATAATATCATCATCATCCAACATCGCAAAGTTTTGAAGTATTTCGGGTTGATTCAAAAAATCATTTAGTGAAGGCTTTTTCTTCATAAAGAATAATAGATGAGGTGGAGCAAATAATTCATTCCCTTCAGATACTAGTTGACGAGCCCTTTTTAAAATATGTATTAGCATTTGTTCAGCTGCAATGGCTGTTTTATGAAGATATACCTGCCAATACATTAATCGACGGGCTACTAAAAATTTTTCGATGGAATAGATTCCTTTCGATTCAATCACCAAAGAATCATCATGGGTGTTAAGCATTTTTATAATACGGTCGGAGCCAATGACGCCTTCTGAAACTCCAGTAAAAAAGCTATCTCTTTTTAGATAATCAAGGCGATCCATGTCTAACTGGCTAGAAACTAGTTGGTGGAGGAATTTTTTGTGATAGCTATTGTTGAAAATTTTAAGCGTTAACTCCAATTGGCCATTATATTGCTTATTTAATTCTTCCATCATCAGTTTCGAAATATCTTCATGATCAACATCCAATAAAGTGTTTTCAAGAACGTGACTAAAAGGACCATGTCCAATATCGTGAAGTAAAATAGCGGCATGAACAGCTGCTGATTCATCGTGTGTTATTTCATGACCTTTTGATCGAAGTACATCAACAGCAGAACTCATCAAATGCATTGCTCCTAAGGCATGCTGAAAACGTGTATGCATGGCTCCCGGATATACGAAGTGGGTGAGCCCTAATTGTTTGATCCGACGCAGGCGCTGAAAGTAACAGTGCTCCATTAAATCATATATAATATCGAAAGGTACTTTTATAAATCCATAAACAGGATCATTGATTATTTTTCGCTTGTTTTTGCTTGACATTATTCTTGAGGTTGTAATCAAATAAGCTGACAATATACAAAATAGAGTGCACCCTAAGTCCGAAATACGTAGTAAACGAATAAATAAAAAGTTAAAAGATTAAAAATATCGCTTGAACAAATTGTTAATAATTCTTACCATACTTAATAAGTTTGGAATAAACCTGATTAATAGTTATCTTTGCGGAGATTTACCGAAAAAAGGTATAGGGGACGTGTGTAGTCCCCTATTTTATTACACTAAAAGATGATTGATCAAACATTAATTGAAAATATTGTTGCTGAAAAATTTGAGCAGGATGATGTGTTCATAGTTGAATTAGCAGTGAAGCCTGGCAACAAAATTGTGTTGGTTATTGATAGCGACAATGGTATTCCAATTAGTTACTGTATTGAAGTTAGCAAACTGATTGACTCCAAGTTTGATCGTGATGTAGAAGATTTTGAGTTAGAAGTTTCATCAGCCGGAATAGGACAACCTTTTAAAGTGTTACGTCAGTATTATAAAAACCTGGGTAACGATGTAGAAATTTTGACTACCGGAGGTAATAAAATCAAAGGTAAATTAACTGCAGTTAATGAAGAGCAATTTAGCGTTGAAGTAGAGGAGATGGTAAAAGTTGAAGGTAAAAAACGCAAGGAACTGCAAGTTCGCACAGATGATTTTAAATATGATGAGGTTAAACAGATAAAAGACATTATATCTTTTTAAATAATTCCGAGGTATGGAAAATATTAATCTGATAGATACGTTTTCAGAGTTTAAAGAATTAAAAAACATTGATCGTGCAACAATGATCAGTGTTTTGGAAGATGCGTTTCGTAGCGTCTTGATTAAAAGATTCGGCACCGATGAAAACTTTGATGTAATCATCAATGATGATAAAGGTGACTTTGAAATATGGCGTAACCGCGAGGTGGTTAAAGATGAAGATTTGGAAGATCCAAACCTTGAAATTTCTTTGACAGAAGCTAAAAAAATTGATGCGGATTACGAGTTAGGAGAAGAAGTTACCGACGAGGTCAAATTTCTTGATTTTGGACGTCGTGCCATTTTAAGCCTTCGCCAAAACTTATCGGCTCGTATTTTGGAGTTAGAAAAAGATAATATCTATCACAAGTATAAAGATCGTATAGGTGAAGTTGTTACCGGAGAAGTTTATCAGATCTGGAAACGCGAAATTCTAATCATTGATGATGAGGGTAATGAATTAATTTTGCCAAAGGCAGAACAAATTCCTTCTGACTTTTTCCGTAAGGGAGATAATGTTAGAGCAGTCGTTATTCGAGTTGAAATTCGAAACAATAACCCATTAATTATTCTTTCACGTACTTCTCCAGTGTTCCTTGAACGTTTATTTGAGTTAGAAGTACCTGAAATTTTCGATGGATTGATTACCATTAAAAAGATTGTACGTGTACCAGGCGAAAGAGCCAAAGTGGCTGTAGAATCATATGATGAGCGTATCGATCCTGTTGGAGCTTGTGTTGGTATGAAAGGTTCACGTATTCATGGAATTGTTCGTGAATTACGTAACGAAAATATTGATGTAATAAACTATACATCCAATACACAGTTGTTTATACAAAGGGCACTGAATCCTGCCAAAATTAATAACATTAAAATTTTGGAAGACGAAGGTCGTGCAGAAGTTTACTTGCGTCCTGAGGAAGTGTCACTTGCAATTGGTAAGGGTGGATTGAATATTCGATTGGCCGGGCAATTGACCGGTTACGAATTAGATGTATATCGAGAAGTAGATGAGGAAGATGAAGATGTTAAGTTGGATGAATTCTCAGATGAAATTGAAGCATGGATTTTGGACGAATTAAAAGCGGTTGGATGTGATACTGCTAAATCAGTGCTGGATCTTTCATTGGAAGATTTAGTTAAACGTACTGATTTGGAAGAAGAAACCATTCGTGAGATTAGAGACATATTAAGCGCTGAATTTGAATAAATCGCTATATTTGTGTCGAAAAGCATTGTCCAAACAAATTAACTTGTAAAGAATAGTCCTGTTATATGGCAGTTGGAAAAAGACTTAGTAAAGTAGCTCGTGAATTCAATGTTGGAATTAGCACCATTGTGGAATTCTTGCATAAAAAAGGGTATAGCGTCGAAGGTAACCCAAATACAAAGGTATCTGAAGAGATGTATTCGGTACTTGCACAAGAATACCGTAGTGATTCTAATGTTAAAAAAGAATCAGAAAAGCTAGCCAAATTGAAAGATAAACCAAGAAAAGAATCGATTTCTATCGACGATATTCATGGTGATCAAAACTCAGGTAGTGAAACTCAAGAAGAAAAGCCAACTGCCAAGGAGCAAAAAGTAGAAACGAAAGGACCGAAGGTTGTAGGTAAGATTGATTTAAATCCTCCTAAAAAAGCAGAGCCTAAGAAAGAGGTACCTAAAGTGGAAACTCCAAAAATTGAAGTTCCTAAAATAGAACAGCCCAAAGCAGAAGAGCCTAAAAAGGAACAACCTAAGGAAGAAAAACCAGTTGAGAAGAAACCAAAGGTAGAAAAGCAACCGGAACATATTCCAACAAAAGTTGAACCTATTGCCGAAGCAAAAGTAGTTGGTAAAATAGATTTAAATCCTCCCAAAAAGGTTGAGCCAAAAGCAGAGTCTTCAAAAGTAGATGCTCCTAAAAAGGCTGAACCTAAGA includes:
- a CDS encoding bifunctional UDP-3-O-[3-hydroxymyristoyl] N-acetylglucosamine deacetylase/3-hydroxyacyl-ACP dehydratase, with the translated sequence MVEKQKTLKQAITLSGTGLHTGAKVNMTIHPAPANHGIKFKRTDLEDQPIIDALADNVTMTQRGTVLAKGEATVSTIEHCLSAISALKIDNCLIEVDGPEAPILDGSAKYYVQAINKVGTEEQEEERKYFVVKEKMVYENKDLGIKIVALPDDTFSADVKISFDLSNLLSNQYATLDSLDDYEEEISACRTFVFLHELEPLLKNNLIKGGDLDNAIIIIDKEITQGELDKLADLFNKPRVEVQPTGILNNLDLVYPNEPARHKLLDVIGDLALCGMPIKGRIIATRPGHMANVEFAKMIRKEIKKRALRPETPCYNPCKDPIYDINDIKRMLPHRPPFLLVDKIIELNEKSIVGIKNVTMNEPFFVGHFPDEPVMPAVLQIEAMAQTGGIFVLSKLDEPSAYSTYFVKIDNVKLRRKVIPGDTLIFKLELISEFRRGMANMKGTAFVGDNIVSEGEFVAQVIKNKDIK
- a CDS encoding HD domain-containing protein yields the protein MSSKNKRKIINDPVYGFIKVPFDIIYDLMEHCYFQRLRRIKQLGLTHFVYPGAMHTRFQHALGAMHLMSSAVDVLRSKGHEITHDESAAVHAAILLHDIGHGPFSHVLENTLLDVDHEDISKLMMEELNKQYNGQLELTLKIFNNSYHKKFLHQLVSSQLDMDRLDYLKRDSFFTGVSEGVIGSDRIIKMLNTHDDSLVIESKGIYSIEKFLVARRLMYWQVYLHKTAIAAEQMLIHILKRARQLVSEGNELFAPPHLLFFMKKKPSLNDFLNQPEILQNFAMLDDDDIMSSIKTWTTHSDPILSSLAKDFINRKLFRVSFSNSSFKVSEIKELKIQAATQMNLKELNEASYFVYSDHISNNAYSKNDDRINILFSDGTMKDIAVASDMLNLSVLGKTVKKYYLCHPKSIHS
- the gcvH gene encoding glycine cleavage system protein GcvH — translated: MNVPENLKYTKDHEWILVDGDIATVGITEFAQGELGDIVFVEIETEDEDLDKEEVFGTIEAVKTVSDLYMPISGKVLEVNPDLEDQPDLVNKEPFEGGWMIKIKVADASEVDSLLSADQYKELIG
- the rimP gene encoding ribosome assembly cofactor RimP; the encoded protein is MIDQTLIENIVAEKFEQDDVFIVELAVKPGNKIVLVIDSDNGIPISYCIEVSKLIDSKFDRDVEDFELEVSSAGIGQPFKVLRQYYKNLGNDVEILTTGGNKIKGKLTAVNEEQFSVEVEEMVKVEGKKRKELQVRTDDFKYDEVKQIKDIISF
- the lpxD gene encoding UDP-3-O-(3-hydroxymyristoyl)glucosamine N-acyltransferase; this encodes MKFTASQIAELLNGKVEGNENAIVKNVSKIEDGKPETLTFLANPKYTHFIYDTKADVVIVNNSFTPEQQVSATLIRVEDAYQALAQLLEMYEQSQPKKTGIEQPSFINDSAKLGDFVYIGAFSYIGENVLIGDNVQIHPQVHIGDNVKIGDNSILFPGAKIYKNCVIGNHCTIHAGAVIGSDGFGFAPSANNEYKKVPQIGNVILKDHVEIGANTTVDRATMGATIINKGVKLDNLVQIAHNVEVGENTVIAAQTGIAGSTKIGDDCMFGGQVGVAGHLHIANKTKLGAQTGIGKSIKKEDTVHLGSPAMDAVSFNKSYVVFRRLPELKKALDELSKKVQ
- the nusA gene encoding transcription termination factor NusA; protein product: MENINLIDTFSEFKELKNIDRATMISVLEDAFRSVLIKRFGTDENFDVIINDDKGDFEIWRNREVVKDEDLEDPNLEISLTEAKKIDADYELGEEVTDEVKFLDFGRRAILSLRQNLSARILELEKDNIYHKYKDRIGEVVTGEVYQIWKREILIIDDEGNELILPKAEQIPSDFFRKGDNVRAVVIRVEIRNNNPLIILSRTSPVFLERLFELEVPEIFDGLITIKKIVRVPGERAKVAVESYDERIDPVGACVGMKGSRIHGIVRELRNENIDVINYTSNTQLFIQRALNPAKINNIKILEDEGRAEVYLRPEEVSLAIGKGGLNIRLAGQLTGYELDVYREVDEEDEDVKLDEFSDEIEAWILDELKAVGCDTAKSVLDLSLEDLVKRTDLEEETIREIRDILSAEFE
- the lpxA gene encoding acyl-ACP--UDP-N-acetylglucosamine O-acyltransferase, which produces MKQPLAYIHPEAKIAKNVVIEPFVTIDKNVIIEEGTTIGSNVTILEGSRIGKNCNIFPGAVIGAVPQDLKFAGEETTAEIGDNTTIRECVTVNRGTKAKGRTVVGSNCLLMAYTHIAHDAILGDHVILANAVQVAGEVVIDDWAIVGGTSAIHQFVHIGAHVMVAGGTLIGKDVPPFVKAGRERISYAGVNSIGLRRRSYSNEQIRDIQNIYRYLFQMGLNNSDAIERIEAELPTSKERDEIILFVRNSQRGIIKGYYPDRD